The following DNA comes from Salegentibacter mishustinae.
AGAAAGATCTATCGAGTTTATTGGTATTTACACATACCACAATCGCTTTAAATCCTTCGCTTATAAATTCTTCTAAGAGTTTTTCTGTACTTTGTTTCCAAAGTGGAAAAACTGCTTTCAAACCAATTCCCTCCAGGTGTTTTTCACGGTAACGCTTCAAATCTTCCAGGAAAATATCACCAAAAACACTATGGGTAAAACCTTCATTTAAAAGTTTATTGGTTTCCATCTCCATCACCTTATTATACTCCTCCATTGAAACTTCCCCGTGCAATCTAATTTGATGAAGCGGTAAACCAATATTTTCAGCTTGTTTAATAAGTAATTCAGTTCTGATTCCGTGCATAGAAATTCGCTTAAATACGGTATTAACGGTGGTCACTATTTTTTCTACCGAATACTCGCTATCCTGCTGAAGCTTATATAAGGACATAGCTGCGTCTTTACCACTACTCCAATTTAGATAGGCTTTTTTCATGTTTTGAATTTAAGGCATCACAGGTTTATAATCAACTCCCTGTAAGTTCCAATTTTTGCTTCCAGCATCATGCGGTTTCTTTACTTTTCGTTTAAAAAACTCTGAATTGCAAGATCATATCCCAATAATCCAAACCCAAGAATTACTCCTTTAGCATTCGGTGCGATATAAGATTTGTGCCTAAACTCTTCCCGGGCATGGGTATTGGAAATATGTACTTCTACTACCGGAGTTTTTATGCCTTTAACGGCATCTGCCATACCAATTGAGGTGTGTGTATACGCTGCGGCGTTTAAAACAATTCCATCAAAATCCTGGTCGGCTTTGTGAAGTTCGTCAATGAGCTCGCCTTCTATATTACTTTGAAAATAAGAAAGCTCTGTATTTTTGAATTTAAACTGAAGTTCAGAAAAATAAGTCTCAAAACTTTTATTTCCGTAGGTTTCGGGCTCACGGGTTCCTAATAAATTAAGATTAGGGCCGTTGATGATCATTATCTTCATTATATACCGATTAGCTGGTTGTCCCTGTAAAGGTAAAAATAAGATATACTTAAAGCATAAAAAAACCTTCAGAAAAACGAACATTCCTTTTTGGAAGCTCAAATTCTCTGAAGGGTCGTTTTGGTTGGCTAATTGTATCTATAATCCAAATTCAATTCCCGCATTTATAGCAGCGAAGCTACCGCCGTCTACACTAATTCCCGTATAAGAAAGTATGAGACCAATTTTTCCGAAGTTGAATCCTGCTTGCGGTTTGTAATAGAATCCACCATCATTACCATCATTAAGCCCAACGGCGTATCCTAGATCGGCACCAAAGAAGAAACCTCTTACTAAGGAAACTCGCCCGGAAGCTGCGATTGGCAGAAATGATGGATCATCAATTTCAAAATCGCCAAACTCACTATCTATATCCTCTATAAAAAACCGGGTATAACCCACTTTAGGTCCAACATAGAGCATATCGGCCACGCCCACCATATAGGCTAGATCTGCACCAAGTTGGAAATTGCTAACTTCTTCGATATCTCCTACGGGTAAACCAATGTTGGCACCAACCCGCAATCCGCTTTGAGCTTGTGAGGCAGCGATTCCTAATAATGTAAAACAAAAAATAAGTACTAGTCGTTTCATAATTATACATTTTTGGTTACTTACCTAAAGATATTACAAATAGCAATTAACAATCACTATATTAAACAAATACAGGATTTCAAGTATAAAAAAAGCGGAGAACCCAAGGCCTCCGCTTTTAATTTTCATAGGTATTGTTAACTCGTTATTCTAGAAAGAATACCCAATTCCAGCTTGAATAGCAGAATTGTTAATATCTGTATCTTCAATAACATCGGTAAAACCATAAGTATAACGACCCTGAATAAAGAATCCGTTATTGAACTTATATTCAAGTCCAGCGGCTCCACCAAATTCAAAATCCTGAGCATTGTTTAGTGCTACTTCCCCATCATCGTCAAGAGGTTGGTAGTCTAATTCTTCGTTTACCAGGAAATTAAAAGACGGTCCTGCCTGTAAGCTTAGACCTTCTACTAGATAAATTTTAGCTAATACCGGAACCTGAACATAGTCTAGTTGGTATTCTACATTATCGTCTACATCGGCAAAATTAGCCTGGTCTATACTAGCCTCTGTAAATCCTTGTGCTGAGTATAATACCTCAGGTTGGATAGAAAAACGATCAGCTACTGGTATTTCGGCTAATACACCAATATTAAAACCAGTACGAGAATCTGGACTATCAAAATAATCTCCGGTTACAGTAGAAAAGTTCACACCACCTTTTACCCCGAAATTCCAGTATTCCTGAGCAGAAACTGTGGTTGCTCCAAATAACACCATTGCGATAATTAAAATCGACTTTTTCATAACTTCTATTTTTGTTTGTTTAACTGACGCAAATGTAGGAACCGCCTTCTTAAAAAAAAGTTATGTAAACCTAAAGTATTACTAAGATTACAGCGAA
Coding sequences within:
- a CDS encoding Dph6-related ATP pyrophosphatase; this encodes MKKAYLNWSSGKDAAMSLYKLQQDSEYSVEKIVTTVNTVFKRISMHGIRTELLIKQAENIGLPLHQIRLHGEVSMEEYNKVMEMETNKLLNEGFTHSVFGDIFLEDLKRYREKHLEGIGLKAVFPLWKQSTEKLLEEFISEGFKAIVVCVNTNKLDRSFCGRMLDKDFLNDLPEDVDPCGENGEFHTFVFDGPIFKKPIDFKIGELVEKSYKPAKESEDNCFSDDQKSWDTSFMYCDLLWE
- the aroQ gene encoding type II 3-dehydroquinate dehydratase produces the protein MKIMIINGPNLNLLGTREPETYGNKSFETYFSELQFKFKNTELSYFQSNIEGELIDELHKADQDFDGIVLNAAAYTHTSIGMADAVKGIKTPVVEVHISNTHAREEFRHKSYIAPNAKGVILGFGLLGYDLAIQSFLNEK
- a CDS encoding porin family protein, which encodes MKKSILIIAMVLFGATTVSAQEYWNFGVKGGVNFSTVTGDYFDSPDSRTGFNIGVLAEIPVADRFSIQPEVLYSAQGFTEASIDQANFADVDDNVEYQLDYVQVPVLAKIYLVEGLSLQAGPSFNFLVNEELDYQPLDDDGEVALNNAQDFEFGGAAGLEYKFNNGFFIQGRYTYGFTDVIEDTDINNSAIQAGIGYSF